A segment of the Pieris brassicae chromosome 10, ilPieBrab1.1, whole genome shotgun sequence genome:
TTGATTTCTAAGGTTTGACAACTGACATTGATGTGCATGGGATTTGTCATTTCACAATTGcctagtttttataaaaatgtaagtcATTTGCTTATGTACATTCAGCGTGGCGGCAAATCccctggcattgagagtatccatgggcggcgatcCAGGTAAACGTTCTAccccgtttgcccctgttctataaaaaaaaggttatttagacataatatttaataaaggttTTTACCATAGAATAATATAGGAAATACTAATGTAAAGTACTGACTGAGTCTTGACGTGACGGTAAGCATAGCGTGTGTCACAGTCAAAACTGTCACTATatctttttgttattaaatcgAGTCGTCGTAAGTAGCGGACGTTACAGTTTtcgcgattttttttatcccGTGCTGAAATAAACAGTGGCGAATCTAGGCCATGGCGacatatattctattttattctCTGCCCCTACGTACTTGGTGAAATAACTGCCAAGTGTTAACACAGAAATCGTGCTCAAAATGGAAATTGTGAACATTGAGGACGGTCAAGCCGACCAAGTAGCGGTAATACGAAAGAAAAGTATTTGGgcgaaaataaataacagaacaacatacagttatttagtcaacattataatttcaataattttgttgaCGTCTTTGGTGTTAGtcttatatttctttaaagaatatttaaaaacgattTTATATTGGGTTGATGCTCAAGACCCAAGGATTGTGTTCTTATTGTTTATgggattatttttaattgttagttTTCCAGTGACTATTGGCTATTTAGTGCTCATAATAACTAGTGGATATTTATTCGGTATTCCGAAGGGTTTGTGTACCGTAGTAGTAAGCGCGAACTTCGGCGTTGCTGTAGCCCATTTTACCTTGAAGATGTTAAGAGGATATTTGCCTTTGGACCGGCTGTTGAAGTCAGATACTGCAAGAGCCCTCCTCAAAGTTATTGCAGGACCTCAGGCTTTCAAGATAGTTTTTTTTGCCAGATTAAC
Coding sequences within it:
- the LOC123715302 gene encoding transmembrane protein 64, whose amino-acid sequence is MEIVNIEDGQADQVAVIRKKSIWAKINNRTTYSYLVNIIISIILLTSLVLVLYFFKEYLKTILYWVDAQDPRIVFLLFMGLFLIVSFPVTIGYLVLIITSGYLFGIPKGLCTVVVSANFGVAVAHFTLKMLRGYLPLDRLLKSDTARALLKVIAGPQAFKIVFFARLTPIPFGLQNTIFAVSDVRGCGYHWATLLGLLPAQAINVYLGSTLRSMHDVLHESHVTGYVVFAFQILIGITLMVWVVQKARKELTIAIMAAELGRDTLSTSSSSS